A stretch of Clostridia bacterium DNA encodes these proteins:
- the murI gene encoding glutamate racemase, with the protein MAIGVFDSGLGGLTIVRSLREIYPKEKIIYYGDTLRVPYGEKKPGELIHLADRITGFLISEGATLVIDACNTTSALALDLLKEKYGDRAEIIGVVNPGASKAAKLGKKKIGLMATQATVNSGVYQKKIFSKREDVDVHTVACSRLVPYIEAGDVDSYQLKDALGAYLAPLQEEKVDTLVMGCTHYPFLRDLIQEIMGEDVQLIDPGVEVVGSILHYKGGHDEPSICYTSFESEAFSKKASLLFAGHGFSEFQTLDIVEV; encoded by the coding sequence ATGGCAATCGGAGTGTTTGACTCAGGACTGGGCGGTCTTACCATCGTTCGGTCTTTACGGGAAATATATCCTAAAGAAAAGATTATTTATTATGGCGATACTTTGCGTGTGCCGTATGGGGAAAAGAAACCAGGGGAATTAATTCATCTTGCAGACAGAATTACTGGATTCCTTATTTCGGAAGGTGCAACCTTGGTAATTGATGCTTGTAACACCACGAGTGCACTGGCTTTGGACCTTCTAAAAGAAAAATATGGTGACCGGGCAGAAATCATCGGAGTGGTTAACCCGGGGGCTAGTAAGGCAGCAAAGCTAGGGAAAAAGAAGATTGGCCTTATGGCGACCCAAGCGACTGTAAATAGTGGGGTCTACCAAAAGAAAATATTTTCCAAGCGTGAAGATGTAGACGTACACACTGTTGCCTGTTCACGTCTAGTCCCGTATATCGAGGCTGGCGATGTGGATTCATATCAGCTGAAGGATGCTCTAGGCGCTTATTTAGCCCCTCTACAAGAAGAAAAAGTGGATACCCTAGTAATGGGTTGTACGCATTATCCATTTCTCAGAGACCTCATTCAAGAGATTATGGGAGAGGACGTCCAATTGATTGACCCTGGTGTTGAAGTGGTAGGAAGTATATTGCATTACAAGGGCGGGCATGATGAACCGAGTATTTGTTATACTTCTTTCGAAAGTGAAGCATTTTCGAAAAAGGCTTCACTGCTTTTTGCGGGCCATGGATTCTCAGAGTTTCAAACGTTGGATATTGTGGAGGTATAG
- a CDS encoding TetR/AcrR family transcriptional regulator, producing MSKVTAEEKQETNIRIQKAAREIFLEKGIKGASIRDIAKKAGVGASTLYGYYSSKELLFINTILPSIESRNDLHVHLDGLDVSNMGIEEVAEVLTDAVFALPTSLIDMDQSIIKEFHSVLFSISASDEIKKTMENFLENNMKEIISNFIKRLLEENIMKVSIEADEFAMYVLNTMRIVFLEYIIMGDMTKNACKEKLRKTIRMSLIGKI from the coding sequence ATGTCAAAGGTTACTGCTGAAGAAAAACAAGAAACAAATATTAGGATACAAAAGGCTGCACGAGAGATATTTTTAGAAAAAGGCATTAAAGGAGCTTCAATAAGGGATATAGCGAAGAAAGCAGGTGTTGGCGCTAGCACCTTGTATGGTTACTATTCGTCAAAAGAACTTCTCTTCATAAATACGATTCTTCCATCGATTGAATCTAGGAATGATTTGCATGTCCACTTGGATGGTTTAGATGTTAGTAATATGGGTATTGAAGAGGTAGCGGAAGTTTTAACAGATGCAGTGTTTGCACTACCTACTTCCCTGATTGATATGGATCAAAGCATTATAAAGGAATTCCATTCTGTCCTCTTTTCCATATCTGCATCTGATGAAATCAAGAAGACGATGGAAAACTTTTTAGAAAATAACATGAAAGAAATTATTTCAAATTTTATAAAACGACTACTGGAAGAAAATATTATGAAAGTAAGTATTGAAGCAGATGAATTCGCAATGTATGTATTGAATACAATGAGAATAGTATTCCTTGAATATATAATTATGGGAGATATGACGAAGAATGCTTGCAAGGAAAAATTAAGGAAGACAATTCGAATGTCACTGATTGGGAAAATTTAA
- a CDS encoding XTP/dITP diphosphatase produces the protein MEFVVASGNRGKIEDFKVLLAPLGIEVVPIKTILPDFDPEETGQSFTENAILKAKVAAMQTGLPCLADDSGLEVDALNGAPGIYSARYAEGLGDAANNRKLIRELHGIPAGKRTARFQSVVALVYPDGRSYTANGTVEGVILHAPKGAGGFGYDPLFFISERNKTMAELTIEEKNTISHRKKAFEGIEKIIRELYAL, from the coding sequence ATGGAATTTGTGGTGGCTAGTGGCAATAGGGGTAAGATTGAAGACTTTAAAGTTTTACTAGCACCGCTGGGAATTGAGGTAGTACCTATTAAAACAATACTTCCCGACTTCGACCCTGAAGAGACCGGTCAGAGTTTTACGGAGAATGCAATTTTGAAAGCCAAGGTGGCTGCTATGCAAACGGGACTACCTTGTCTAGCCGATGACTCTGGCCTAGAAGTAGATGCCTTAAACGGTGCGCCAGGTATTTATTCAGCGCGGTATGCTGAAGGACTAGGAGACGCTGCGAACAATCGAAAGCTAATTCGGGAGCTTCACGGTATTCCCGCAGGGAAAAGAACAGCACGTTTTCAATCGGTAGTAGCCTTAGTCTATCCAGATGGTCGGTCTTATACTGCGAATGGTACGGTAGAAGGTGTGATTCTACATGCACCGAAAGGTGCAGGTGGATTTGGTTATGATCCATTGTTTTTCATTTCTGAGCGGAATAAAACTATGGCGGAACTTACTATTGAAGAAAAGAATACGATTAGTCATAGAAAGAAGGCCTTTGAGGGTATAGAAAAAATCATTCGAGAATTGTATGCTCTATAA
- the rph gene encoding ribonuclease PH, with the protein MERANRKKDELRDVSVEIDFNAFAEGSCLFRQGKTVVLCTATVERAVPAWKSEEDGGWITAEYAMLPRANRSRSPREAKQGKQSGRTMEIQRLIGRALRAAVDLRELPGLTVTLDCDVLQADGGTRCASITAAYIAFVKAMEKAVKMGYLDKLPPIHQVAAISVGKNEETLLLDLDYKEDSSADVDLNLVMMYPNQIVEIQGTSEGQTFDQEELNQMVQLGQKGLKELFALQKDVLGTC; encoded by the coding sequence ATGGAAAGAGCCAATCGTAAAAAAGATGAACTACGTGATGTGAGCGTGGAGATAGATTTTAATGCCTTTGCGGAAGGCTCCTGCTTGTTTCGCCAAGGAAAGACGGTAGTGCTTTGTACGGCAACCGTTGAGCGTGCTGTTCCAGCTTGGAAGTCTGAAGAAGATGGTGGTTGGATTACAGCAGAGTATGCTATGTTGCCACGGGCTAATAGAAGCCGCTCTCCTCGTGAAGCAAAACAAGGAAAACAGTCTGGGCGAACAATGGAGATACAACGTTTAATAGGAAGAGCTCTAAGAGCTGCAGTAGATTTGCGTGAATTACCAGGCCTAACGGTTACCTTGGATTGTGATGTGTTGCAAGCAGATGGGGGGACAAGGTGTGCTAGTATCACGGCGGCCTATATTGCTTTTGTAAAAGCGATGGAGAAAGCAGTAAAGATGGGCTATTTGGACAAGCTACCCCCAATCCACCAGGTTGCGGCCATCAGTGTGGGAAAAAACGAGGAAACCTTGCTCCTTGATCTTGACTATAAAGAAGATTCCTCAGCGGACGTAGATCTCAATCTAGTGATGATGTATCCCAATCAAATTGTGGAGATTCAAGGAACTAGTGAAGGGCAGACCTTCGATCAGGAGGAATTGAATCAGATGGTTCAACTAGGGCAAAAAGGACTGAAAGAGCTTTTTGCTTTGCAAAAGGATGTGCTAGGCACATGTTGA
- a CDS encoding Crp/Fnr family transcriptional regulator produces the protein MLSHIEIAGIVSKNLLFNQMTKEDIIFLLDCFNPRVTSLQKGEIYAHDGDAINAVHLVLSGSLLLFKETAEGERSVRDLLTPPDLFGEVAAFGRQKKWPVYVQAKEDAVVVALPLTNIIGRCERNCHHHNQLILNLMSILAEKAMGLHKQLGILSLGSLREKIARLLVQRQREMGKERFKLKMNILDTADYLGVARPSFSRELAKMKRDGLIQSEGRVFWIADFDRLVELAGE, from the coding sequence ATGTTGAGTCATATTGAAATAGCAGGCATTGTGTCCAAAAACCTTCTTTTCAATCAGATGACAAAAGAGGATATCATTTTTTTGCTAGATTGCTTTAATCCACGGGTAACGAGTCTCCAAAAGGGTGAAATATATGCCCACGATGGAGATGCAATAAATGCTGTTCATTTGGTTTTGTCTGGTAGCCTCTTGCTTTTCAAGGAAACGGCAGAGGGTGAACGTTCTGTGCGTGATTTGTTAACCCCTCCAGACTTGTTTGGGGAAGTTGCAGCCTTCGGTAGGCAAAAGAAATGGCCAGTGTATGTCCAAGCTAAAGAAGATGCAGTAGTAGTTGCGCTCCCCTTGACTAATATTATTGGACGATGTGAACGAAACTGTCACCACCATAATCAGTTGATTCTCAACCTAATGAGTATACTAGCAGAAAAGGCAATGGGATTGCACAAACAGCTGGGTATCCTATCCTTGGGCTCTCTAAGGGAAAAAATTGCACGACTTCTCGTGCAACGCCAGCGGGAAATGGGAAAGGAACGCTTCAAACTAAAGATGAATATTTTGGATACAGCAGACTATCTTGGAGTGGCTCGACCTAGCTTTTCTAGAGAGCTAGCCAAGATGAAGCGGGATGGATTAATTCAATCTGAAGGAAGAGTATTCTGGATAGCAGATTTTGATCGTTTGGTTGAATTGGCAGGAGAATAA
- a CDS encoding SocA family protein, translated as MYDIMEIANWFLHKEPMTHKKLQKLCYYAYAWFYTLKDVEIFDEPFEAWVHGPVSNSLYQAYKCHGWEKIDFEGPQPKIVDEDIELLESVWETYGDQTGNSLEALSHSEPPWIEARRGLEEFERGNHYINLKTIKEYYSSIYDGDDA; from the coding sequence ATGTATGATATTATGGAAATCGCGAATTGGTTTTTGCACAAAGAGCCAATGACGCACAAAAAACTGCAGAAGCTTTGCTATTATGCATATGCTTGGTTCTACACCTTAAAGGATGTTGAGATTTTTGATGAACCATTTGAGGCTTGGGTGCATGGACCTGTCTCCAATAGCTTGTACCAAGCGTATAAATGTCACGGTTGGGAGAAAATCGATTTTGAAGGACCTCAACCTAAGATTGTTGATGAAGATATCGAATTATTAGAAAGTGTTTGGGAAACGTATGGTGACCAAACTGGGAATTCATTAGAAGCATTGTCCCACTCTGAACCACCTTGGATAGAAGCTAGAAGGGGCTTAGAGGAGTTCGAAAGAGGAAACCATTACATTAACCTGAAAACCATCAAAGAGTATTACTCTAGTATTTACGATGGGGACGATGCTTAA